In Topomyia yanbarensis strain Yona2022 chromosome 2, ASM3024719v1, whole genome shotgun sequence, one DNA window encodes the following:
- the LOC131683010 gene encoding uncharacterized protein LOC131683010, producing the protein MPPYRFEYEIDDILDQVYLIEIELLAGANAELISRLRHYYLRTLRGEPRYFETEKSRRELLTRISKILRKASYELQTTSEEESQSSADEEVDNAQLTRLSGYVDKVEAVEPSYEDLLQRIVELEALMNQVQINSIEVELETNCSVELEGSREVELEVRPDIPVITENSPCNLPNAHKVDEQTQSFCDNYDTINSGMEPLEDSNQVESQLELHIIRCEQPNRDTAEGMSILNEIGHGINSFDQKLLKNNSESINLPRGLSNNAIELLKVKKLNDSLKVKNDFGKNGEYYKEMQKLHLNYNWDNYFQNLTRLVYRPLDRRKPININLPDKLRSRRSQEIIYTKHCYELEDSTGKRLGVFYGNHLKKIHLPK; encoded by the coding sequence ATGCCTCCTTACAGATTTGAATATGAAATAGATGATATCCTTGATCAAGTTTATCTAATTGAGATAGAATTGCTGGCAGGAGCGAATGCGGAATTGATATCGCGGTTAAGGCATTATTATCTTAGAACCCTTAGGGGAGAaccaagatattttgaaactgagAAATCGCGTAGGGAACTTTTGACGAGAATCAGCAAAATTCTTAGAAAAGCTTCCTATGAACTGCAAACTACGTCAGAGGAGGAATCCCAGTCTTCAGCAGACGAAGAGGTAGACAATGCTCAATTAACTAGATTATCTGGCTACGTCGATAAAGTAGAGGCAGTGGAACCTTCATATGAAGATTTGCTGCAGAGGATTGTAGAACTCGAAGCTTTGATGAACCAGGTACAAATTAATAGTATTGAGGTCGAGCTAGAAACTAATTGTAGTGTCGAGCTAGAAGGTAGTCGTGAGGTCGAGCTAGAAGTTCGGCCTGACATCCCAGTCATTACGGAAAACTCGCCATGTAATCTTCCTAATGCACACAAAGTAGATGAACAAACCCAAAGTTTCTGCGACAATTATGATACCATTAATTCGGGTATGGAACCATTAGAAGATAGTAATCAAGTTGAAAGCCAACTAGAACTGCATATTATCAGATGCGAGCAACCCAACCGCGACACTGCAGAAGGCATGTCAATTCTGAATGAAATCGGACATGGAATTAATAGTTTCGATCAaaagcttttgaaaaataacagcgAGTCAATAAACTTGCCCAGAGGATTGTCTAATAACGCAATAGAGTTACTCAAAGTCAAAAAGCTGAACGATTCACTTAAGGTCAAAaatgattttggaaaaaatggtgaaTATTATAAGGAAATGCAAAAGTTGCACCTTAACTACAATTGGGACAATTATTTCCAAAATCTAACACGGTTGGTGTACCGTCCGCTTGATAGACGAAAACCAATAAATATAAACCTTCCCGATAAATTAAGATCTCGCCGTAGTCAGGAAATTATATATACAAAACACTGCTACGAGCTTGAAGATTCGACTGGGAAGCGACTTGGCGTCTTCTACGGGAATCACCTGAAGAAGATCCATTTGCCCAAGTAA